In Eulemur rufifrons isolate Redbay chromosome 29, OSU_ERuf_1, whole genome shotgun sequence, one DNA window encodes the following:
- the LOC138377027 gene encoding olfactory receptor-like protein OLF3, with translation MGTDNQTWVREFILLSLSSDWDTQVALFVLFLVMYLATVLGNFLIVLLIRLDSRLHTPMYFFLTNLSLVDVSYATSIVPQMLVHFLAKHRVIPLLSCAAQLFFSLALGGIEFVLLAVMAYDRYVAVCDPLRYSAVMHGGLCARLAITSWVSGSVNSLMQTGITFQLPMCTNKFIDHISCELLAVVRLACVGTSSNEVAIMVSSVVLLMTPFCLVLLSYIRIISTILKIQSTEGRRKAFHTCASHLTVVALCYGMAIFIYIQPRSRPSVLQEKLISLFYAILTPMLNPMIYSLRNKEVKGAWQKLLGKFSGLTSKLAG, from the coding sequence ATGGGAACAGATAACCAGACATGGGTGAGAGAATTTATTCTCCTCAGCCTGTCCAGTGACTGGGACACTCAGGTGGCCCTCTTTGTCCTGTTCTTGGTCATGTACCTGGCGACAGTGCTGGGGAACTTTCTCATTGTTCTCCTGATCAGACTGGACAGCCGACTCCACACTCCCATGTATTTCTTTCTCACCAACCTCTCCCTTGTTGATGTCTCCTATGCCACAAGCATAGTCCCTCAGATGCTGGTGCATTTTCTTGCAAAACATAGAGTCATCCCGCTCCTGAGCTGCGCAGCCCAGTTATTTTTCTCCCTGGCATTGGGTGGGATTGAGTTTGTTCTCCTGGCAGTGATGGCCTATGATCGCTATGTGGCTGTGTGTGACCCCCTGCGATACTCGGCCGTCATGCATGGAGGGCTGTGTGCTAGGTTGGCCATCACATCCTGGGTCAGTGGCTCCGTCAACTCTCTCATGCAGACTGGTATTACCTTTCAGCTGCCCATGTGCACTAACAAGTTTATTGATCATATATCCTGCGAACTTCTAGCTGTGGTCAGGCTGGCTTGTGTGGGCACCTCCTCCAATGAGGTCGCCATCATGGTCTCTAGCGTTGTCCTTCTGATGACACCCTTCTGCCTGGTTCTTTTGTCCTACATCCGGATCATCTCCACCATCCTGAAGATCCAGTccacagagggaaggaggaaagccTTCCACACGTGTGCCTCTCACCTCACGGTGGTTGCCCTGTGCTATGGCATGGCCATTTTCATTTACATCCAGCCCCGCTCCAGGCCCTCTGTCCTTCAGGAGAAGCTGATCTCTCTGTTCTATGCCATTTTGACACCAATGCTGAATCCCATGATTTACAGTCTAAGGAATAAGGAGGTGAAGGGGGCCTGGCAGAAACTATTAGGGAAATTCTCTGGGTTAACATCAAAACTGGCAGGTTGA